A genomic segment from Actinoplanes sichuanensis encodes:
- a CDS encoding SMP-30/gluconolactonase/LRE family protein, producing the protein MLRRTLANVLCLTALAVTVSAVPAAASPATPPPTTLTLPNGFQPEGIAIGDKPYAYFGSRVDGDIYRVDLRTGVGATFAEGPGTPSLGLKIDDGRLFVAGGSGGDARVIDLRTGAVLRSYQLRPAADGPFINDVIVTDDAAWFTDSRSLTLFKLPFGRHGKLPAEAVAVPLTGDIVLQTGNNANGISTTPDGRGLIIVQSNTGFLFRVSTSGVTSRIDVGDTLLTNGDGLWLRGRSLYVVQNRLNQIAEIQLNRSGTAGTLESVTTDPSFDVPTTIAEYRKRFYLPNARFTTPPTPETTYNAVAVPIP; encoded by the coding sequence GTGCTTCGCCGTACCCTTGCGAACGTTCTCTGCCTCACCGCCCTGGCGGTGACCGTGTCCGCCGTGCCCGCCGCGGCGTCCCCGGCCACCCCGCCACCGACCACCCTCACCCTGCCGAACGGCTTCCAGCCGGAGGGCATCGCGATCGGCGACAAGCCGTACGCCTACTTCGGCTCCCGCGTCGACGGCGACATCTACCGCGTGGACCTGCGCACCGGCGTGGGCGCCACGTTCGCCGAGGGCCCGGGCACCCCCTCGCTCGGCCTCAAGATCGACGACGGCCGGCTCTTCGTGGCCGGCGGTTCGGGCGGCGACGCCCGGGTGATCGACCTGCGCACCGGCGCCGTCCTGCGGAGCTACCAGCTGCGGCCGGCCGCGGACGGTCCGTTCATCAACGACGTGATCGTCACCGACGACGCCGCCTGGTTCACCGACTCACGCAGCCTGACCCTGTTCAAGCTGCCGTTCGGCCGGCACGGGAAGCTGCCCGCGGAAGCCGTCGCGGTGCCGCTCACCGGCGACATCGTGTTGCAGACCGGCAACAACGCCAACGGCATCAGCACCACGCCGGACGGCCGCGGCCTGATCATCGTCCAGTCGAACACCGGATTCCTGTTCCGGGTCTCGACCTCCGGAGTCACCTCACGGATCGACGTGGGCGACACGTTGCTCACCAACGGCGACGGCCTGTGGCTGCGCGGCCGCAGTCTCTACGTCGTGCAGAACCGGCTCAACCAGATCGCCGAGATCCAGCTGAACCGGTCCGGGACGGCCGGGACGCTCGAGTCCGTCACCACGGACCCGAGCTTCGACGTGCCGACCACCATCGCCGAGTACCGCAAGCGCTTCTACCTGCCGAACGCCCGCTTCACCACTCCGCCGACACCGGAGACCACGTACAACGCGGTCGCCGTGCCGATTCCCTAG
- a CDS encoding alpha/beta fold hydrolase: MFTLADGVRLHVSVTGPTDAPVTVVLSHGWCQDRRTWRQQIAALGEMGHKAPRVIAYDTRGHGRSSATHLRSATLAQLGDDMAEVIRRYAPAGPVVLAGHSMGGMTIMEYAHRHPAEFTDRVKGLLLVSTTAEGHTHTRYGLPDQLAALMRAGETLGAGLLARSGAWRPHRVMLPALRPALRWLLFGDECADEAMTLTMGGLGRAPLRSIGGFRESIGAQLRLDTLAGLDLPAAVLVGSRDRLTPPACAESIAAALPGAELTVVPGAGHMLPLERPAEVSAALVTLVRRAARQAKKDRRPVKPTIGQPHCRKAA; the protein is encoded by the coding sequence ATGTTCACTCTCGCCGACGGCGTACGGCTGCACGTCTCCGTGACCGGCCCCACCGACGCGCCGGTCACCGTGGTGCTCTCCCATGGGTGGTGCCAGGACCGGCGTACCTGGCGGCAGCAGATCGCCGCGCTCGGCGAGATGGGGCACAAGGCGCCGCGGGTGATCGCATACGACACCCGGGGTCACGGCCGGTCCAGCGCCACCCATCTGCGCTCGGCCACGCTGGCCCAGCTCGGCGACGACATGGCCGAGGTGATCCGCCGCTATGCCCCGGCCGGTCCGGTGGTGCTGGCCGGCCACTCGATGGGCGGCATGACGATCATGGAGTACGCCCACCGCCACCCGGCGGAATTCACCGATCGGGTGAAGGGCCTGCTGCTGGTCTCGACCACGGCCGAGGGCCACACCCACACCCGGTACGGCCTGCCCGACCAACTGGCGGCCCTGATGCGGGCCGGCGAGACCCTGGGCGCGGGCCTACTCGCCCGGTCCGGGGCCTGGCGCCCGCACCGAGTGATGCTGCCCGCCCTGCGTCCCGCGCTGCGCTGGCTGCTCTTCGGCGACGAGTGCGCCGACGAGGCGATGACACTCACCATGGGCGGGCTGGGCCGGGCCCCGCTGCGCTCGATCGGTGGCTTCCGCGAGTCGATCGGCGCCCAGCTGCGCCTGGACACCCTGGCCGGGCTGGACCTGCCGGCCGCCGTGCTGGTCGGCTCCCGGGACCGGCTGACCCCGCCCGCCTGCGCCGAGTCGATCGCCGCGGCACTGCCCGGGGCCGAGCTGACGGTGGTGCCGGGCGCCGGGCACATGTTGCCGCTGGAGCGGCCGGCCGAGGTGTCGGCGGCCCTGGTCACCCTGGTGCGCCGGGCGGCCCGGCAGGCTAAGAAGGACCGCCGGCCGGTCAAGCCGACCATCGGACAGCCCCACTGCCGTAAGGCCGCGTGA
- a CDS encoding HelD family protein: MSDTTVLEQEIAVEQEHVDRVYTRLTELRRDASRAEKEGYQLAGVGTFGALVERDAMVFHQARRRHALDAEHEGLVFGRLDLKTGATHYVGRMGIRDDNAKPLVVDWRAPAAAAFYRATPADPLGVVRRRMIQSARERVTGIEDDLLDPDSAPDGMRVVGDGALLASLAKATGRGMRDIVATIQREQDDAIRSPASGVTIVTGGPGTGKTAVALHRAAYLLYSDRSRFAGGGILVVGPSGVFVDYIATVLPSLGEETATLRSLGSLVPGWDATRVDPGDVASIKGSLRMRRVLERASHDAVPGGPTELKLLYRGTLLRLDANDLDRIRRSALQRGARRNEVRGHGFDRVFDALWAQARDAKVRLPEKREFESELADRTDFREFLKAWWPRFTPMRVLRWLADPRRLRAYANGVLSRDEIATLQGSFDALAEHGPTIADVALLDELDEIMGRPRQPQRKTKNPFHVRDGIQEVSTYADRQAAARAQQVQREEDYREYAHVVVDESQDVSPMQWRMIGRRGSYASWTIVGDPAQTAWSGDPAELDRARDRALGSRKRNSYALTTNYRNSSEIFEVAARVIRTIMPDLPLPSAVRSTGVAPADVVSGVPGLPEAVRELAEKQLAEVDGTIGVIMPVPRRDEVAGWVAGLPERVQVVTALEAKGMEYDSVVLVEPSQIATDPAGVRTLYVALSRATQRLTTVGTNPDWLPDD, translated from the coding sequence TTGAGCGACACCACCGTCCTGGAGCAGGAGATCGCGGTCGAGCAGGAGCACGTGGACCGGGTCTACACCCGTCTCACGGAGCTGCGCCGGGACGCTTCACGGGCCGAGAAGGAGGGCTATCAGCTCGCCGGCGTCGGCACGTTCGGGGCGCTCGTGGAGCGGGATGCGATGGTCTTCCATCAGGCCCGCCGCCGGCACGCCCTGGATGCCGAGCACGAGGGCCTGGTCTTCGGCCGGCTCGACCTGAAGACCGGGGCCACCCACTACGTCGGCCGGATGGGCATCCGCGACGACAACGCGAAACCGCTGGTCGTGGACTGGCGGGCGCCCGCTGCGGCGGCGTTCTACCGGGCCACCCCGGCCGATCCGCTCGGCGTGGTCCGCCGCCGGATGATCCAGTCGGCCCGGGAGCGGGTCACCGGCATCGAGGACGACCTGCTCGACCCGGATTCGGCGCCGGACGGCATGCGGGTGGTCGGCGACGGCGCCCTGCTGGCCAGCCTGGCCAAGGCGACCGGCCGCGGGATGCGCGACATCGTGGCGACCATCCAGCGCGAGCAGGACGACGCGATCCGCTCCCCCGCCTCCGGCGTGACGATCGTCACCGGCGGCCCGGGCACCGGCAAGACCGCGGTGGCCCTGCACCGCGCGGCGTACCTGCTCTACTCCGACCGCAGCCGGTTCGCCGGCGGCGGCATCCTGGTGGTCGGCCCGTCCGGCGTCTTCGTGGACTACATCGCGACGGTCCTGCCGTCGCTCGGCGAGGAGACCGCCACGCTGCGGTCGCTGGGCTCGCTGGTGCCCGGCTGGGACGCGACCCGGGTCGACCCGGGCGACGTGGCCTCGATCAAGGGCTCGCTGCGGATGCGCCGGGTGCTGGAGCGGGCCTCGCACGACGCGGTGCCGGGCGGACCCACCGAGCTGAAGCTGCTCTACCGGGGCACGCTGCTGCGGCTGGACGCGAACGACCTGGACCGGATCCGGCGGTCGGCGCTTCAGCGCGGGGCGCGGCGCAACGAGGTCCGTGGGCACGGTTTCGACCGCGTCTTCGACGCGTTGTGGGCACAGGCGAGGGACGCGAAGGTACGGCTACCGGAGAAACGCGAGTTCGAGTCGGAGCTGGCCGATCGCACCGACTTCCGGGAGTTCCTCAAGGCCTGGTGGCCGCGGTTCACCCCGATGCGGGTGCTGCGCTGGCTGGCCGACCCGCGCCGGCTCCGGGCGTATGCGAACGGGGTGCTGTCTCGCGACGAGATAGCCACGTTGCAGGGCTCGTTCGACGCCCTCGCCGAGCACGGGCCGACGATCGCCGACGTGGCGCTGCTGGACGAGCTGGACGAGATCATGGGCCGTCCCCGCCAACCGCAGCGCAAGACGAAGAACCCGTTCCACGTGCGCGACGGGATCCAGGAGGTCAGCACCTACGCCGACCGGCAGGCCGCGGCCCGCGCCCAGCAGGTGCAGCGGGAGGAGGACTACCGGGAGTACGCGCACGTCGTCGTGGACGAGTCACAGGACGTGTCGCCGATGCAGTGGCGGATGATCGGGCGGCGTGGCTCCTACGCCTCGTGGACGATCGTCGGCGACCCGGCGCAGACCGCGTGGTCGGGTGACCCGGCCGAGCTGGACCGGGCGCGGGACCGGGCACTGGGCAGCCGCAAGCGCAACAGTTACGCGCTAACCACGAACTACCGGAACTCGTCGGAGATCTTCGAGGTGGCGGCTCGGGTCATCCGTACCATCATGCCCGATCTGCCGTTGCCCTCAGCGGTGCGCAGCACCGGCGTCGCGCCGGCCGACGTCGTCTCCGGCGTCCCCGGTCTGCCGGAAGCGGTCCGTGAGCTGGCCGAGAAGCAACTCGCCGAGGTGGACGGGACGATCGGCGTGATCATGCCGGTGCCGCGGCGCGACGAGGTGGCGGGCTGGGTGGCCGGGCTGCCGGAGCGGGTGCAGGTGGTGACCGCACTGGAGGCCAAGGGCATGGAGTACGACTCGGTGGTGCTGGTCGAGCCGTCGCAGATCGCGACCGACCCGGCCGGGGTCCGCACCCTGTACGTGGCGCTGTCGCGTGCGACGCAGCGGCTGACCACGGTGGGCACGAACCCCGACTGGCTGCCCGACGACTAG